A genomic stretch from Sulfurihydrogenibium azorense Az-Fu1 includes:
- a CDS encoding Mov34/MPN/PAD-1 family protein has product MLTIKKQLIQQIKKQAEEGYPYEICGFLIGKQDYEKNSREVFEIIQVENQNKERANDRFDISPKDYMRVENYADSKGLQIVGIYHSHPDHPDRPSQTDLLYALEDMSYIIVSVQNARAVSYRSFFLEEGKFEEEVVVEND; this is encoded by the coding sequence TTGCTGACAATAAAAAAACAGTTAATACAACAGATAAAAAAACAAGCAGAAGAAGGATATCCATACGAAATATGTGGCTTTTTAATCGGTAAACAAGATTACGAAAAAAACTCAAGGGAAGTATTTGAGATAATTCAGGTAGAAAATCAAAATAAAGAAAGGGCTAACGATAGATTTGATATCTCACCAAAAGATTATATGAGAGTAGAAAATTACGCTGATAGTAAAGGTTTACAGATAGTAGGGATATACCATTCCCATCCAGACCATCCAGACAGACCATCTCAAACAGACCTGCTTTACGCTCTTGAAGATATGTCATATATTATAGTAAGTGTTCAAAATGCAAGAGCAGTGTCTTATAGGAGCTTTTTTTTAGAAGAAGGAAAATTTGAGGAAGAGGTAGTTGTAGAGAATGATTAA
- a CDS encoding 4Fe-4S binding protein: MSTTVAQGQSCPQPSFFEKNKFTILRNIAYLTVIFLLIVLPTFNIVKIDIARNQSFIFGKPVSLAEGLAPVIFAAGIFAILVIVLNLILGRVFCGWICPGGWFAELQEKFRRMWWTPKSKAGEKITYIVFTLITSVLFSLLFLNWVTDLRVFFYKTNPSFIPMWLVFLGMTGMFYFELFIGKRWCRVFCPTGIYQKITPYHHLYKPTLVNVDACTDCRECVKNCPMALDPRRMAYINDFYKGIAACIECYNCIDSCTKAQSEKCLPVAMGIVKELPPRDPDFISGKSLQKH, encoded by the coding sequence ATGTCAACAACAGTGGCACAAGGACAAAGTTGTCCACAACCAAGCTTTTTTGAAAAAAATAAGTTTACAATTCTTAGAAACATAGCGTATTTAACGGTTATATTTTTACTCATAGTCCTTCCTACATTTAACATTGTAAAAATAGATATAGCAAGAAACCAATCTTTCATTTTTGGTAAACCTGTTTCTTTAGCTGAAGGACTTGCTCCAGTAATATTTGCCGCAGGTATATTTGCCATACTTGTTATAGTTTTAAACCTTATACTTGGAAGAGTTTTCTGTGGATGGATATGCCCAGGTGGTTGGTTTGCAGAACTACAAGAAAAATTTAGAAGAATGTGGTGGACTCCAAAATCAAAAGCAGGAGAGAAGATTACTTATATAGTATTCACCCTAATCACATCAGTACTTTTTTCGCTTTTATTTTTAAACTGGGTTACAGATTTAAGAGTTTTCTTCTATAAAACAAATCCTTCTTTTATACCTATGTGGCTTGTATTTTTAGGTATGACTGGAATGTTTTACTTTGAACTTTTCATAGGTAAAAGATGGTGTAGAGTTTTCTGCCCTACAGGAATTTACCAAAAAATAACACCTTATCACCATCTTTACAAACCAACATTAGTAAATGTAGATGCTTGTACTGACTGTAGAGAATGTGTGAAAAACTGTCCTATGGCGCTAGACCCAAGAAGGATGGCTTACATAAATGACTTTTATAAAGGAATAGCTGCTTGTATAGAGTGTTATAACTGTATAGACTCATGTACAAAAGCTCAATCAGAAAAATGTTTACCAGTTGCTATGGGTATTGTTAAAGAATTACCTCCAAGAGACCCTGACTTTATATCTGGAAAATCTCTGCAAAAACATTAA
- the lpxC gene encoding UDP-3-O-acyl-N-acetylglucosamine deacetylase, which yields MICQFQRTIKKPVVIEGVGLHTGKKVKVKLYPAKKNEGINFIRKNTLIPAKIEFAHSFEYSTSLMKSGVVIRTVEHLMAALYFTAIDNIYVEVDEEELPILDGSSKEFVDAIKSAGIQTLNEEKFYAVLENPVYINQGDKYIEGRPSNIMKFTYKADYNNTIIGKRSFTYMPNDKESYKGLFSARTYCFLEEVEYLKNMGLAKGGSLKNAIVFHNNTVLNQEGLRFEDEPVRHKVLDLVGDLYLLGYPIIGEIYSFKGGHRLNAEFVKALLHTDSISIKPASEIKEFVEGATFVKVV from the coding sequence ATGATTTGCCAATTTCAAAGAACGATAAAAAAACCTGTTGTAATAGAAGGAGTAGGATTACATACAGGAAAGAAAGTAAAAGTGAAACTTTATCCAGCTAAAAAGAATGAAGGAATTAACTTCATAAGAAAAAATACACTTATACCTGCAAAAATAGAATTTGCCCACAGTTTTGAGTACTCTACTTCATTAATGAAAAGCGGTGTTGTAATCAGAACAGTTGAACATCTTATGGCAGCTCTCTATTTTACGGCAATAGATAATATCTATGTAGAGGTAGATGAAGAAGAACTTCCTATATTAGATGGAAGTAGTAAAGAGTTTGTAGACGCAATTAAAAGTGCAGGTATACAGACTTTAAACGAAGAAAAGTTTTACGCAGTTTTAGAAAATCCTGTTTATATAAACCAAGGAGATAAATACATAGAAGGAAGACCTTCAAATATAATGAAATTTACTTACAAAGCTGATTACAATAACACAATCATAGGTAAAAGATCCTTTACTTACATGCCAAACGATAAAGAGTCTTACAAAGGTCTATTTTCAGCAAGGACTTACTGCTTTTTAGAAGAGGTAGAGTATCTAAAAAATATGGGTCTTGCAAAAGGTGGCTCTTTAAAAAATGCTATCGTTTTTCACAACAACACAGTGTTAAACCAAGAAGGTTTAAGGTTTGAAGATGAACCTGTTAGACACAAAGTTTTAGATTTAGTAGGAGATTTATACTTACTTGGATATCCAATAATAGGAGAAATCTACTCATTTAAAGGTGGACACAGGTTAAACGCTGAGTTTGTTAAAGCTTTATTACACACAGACTCAATCTCTATAAAACCAGCATCAGAAATAAAGGAGTTTGTGGAAGGAGCTACTTTTGTAAAGGTAGTTTAG
- a CDS encoding succinate dehydrogenase/fumarate reductase iron-sulfur subunit gives MEFFNLKVFRYDPTKDSEPYYKTYKLPVEKGMTVLAALFKAKEEQDPSISFRYNCRAAICGSCAMRINGHATLACKVQVTYILNKYQTDTIVVEPVGNIKPLKDLIYDMDWVVDKLKRIKPWFIPKEPPPADGKEYRQDPFDHQKIDYASDCILCNSCMSDCNALKVNKDFLGPMVISKAYRFIADSRDGAKRERLEEVLKEFNLEWCVRCMECTTRCPKEVQPYENIIRTRIIAAEEGFKSPGEIHAEIFEKDIYNRGLLNEMLLPMRQEGLLGAAKRAPFGIRMFFKGKVNIADFFGGHKVKRHEEVQKIMDKARQVKDKVKIKIIPDVQTVYEDKRKSKKLKEQKA, from the coding sequence ATGGAGTTTTTCAATCTAAAAGTCTTTAGATATGACCCTACAAAAGACAGTGAGCCTTACTACAAAACTTACAAACTTCCAGTAGAAAAGGGAATGACGGTACTGGCAGCACTTTTTAAAGCAAAGGAAGAGCAAGACCCATCCATATCATTCCGTTATAACTGTAGGGCTGCTATCTGTGGTTCATGTGCTATGAGAATTAACGGCCATGCAACTTTGGCCTGTAAGGTTCAGGTGACTTACATTTTAAATAAATATCAAACGGATACGATAGTTGTAGAACCAGTTGGAAATATAAAACCGTTAAAAGATTTAATATACGATATGGACTGGGTTGTTGATAAACTCAAAAGAATTAAACCTTGGTTTATACCAAAAGAACCTCCTCCTGCTGATGGTAAAGAGTATAGACAAGACCCATTTGACCATCAAAAGATAGACTACGCATCTGACTGTATTTTATGTAACAGCTGTATGTCAGACTGTAACGCTCTAAAAGTTAACAAAGACTTCTTAGGACCTATGGTTATATCAAAAGCTTACAGATTTATAGCAGATTCAAGGGACGGAGCTAAAAGAGAAAGATTAGAGGAAGTCTTAAAAGAGTTCAACTTAGAGTGGTGTGTAAGATGTATGGAGTGTACAACAAGATGTCCTAAAGAAGTCCAACCTTACGAAAACATCATAAGAACAAGAATAATAGCCGCAGAAGAAGGTTTTAAATCTCCAGGAGAGATACACGCAGAGATATTTGAAAAAGATATCTACAACAGAGGTCTTTTAAATGAGATGCTACTTCCTATGAGACAGGAAGGACTACTTGGAGCTGCAAAGAGAGCACCTTTTGGAATAAGAATGTTCTTTAAAGGAAAGGTAAACATAGCAGATTTCTTTGGAGGACACAAAGTAAAAAGACACGAAGAAGTACAAAAAATAATGGATAAAGCAAGACAGGTCAAAGACAAAGTTAAAATAAAGATTATTCCAGACGTCCAAACTGTATACGAAGACAAGAGAAAATCAAAAAAACTTAAAGAGCAAAAGGCCTAA
- the purM gene encoding phosphoribosylformylglycinamidine cyclo-ligase, translated as MTYKDAGVDIEKADKFVEEIKGYAKKTFTKNVITPIGGFASAYLLDILKYKNPVITSSTDGVGTKLKIAQILDKHDTIGIDLVAMCVNDLITTTSKPLFFLDYFATGKLKPQTAVEVIKGIAKGCELAGCSLVGGETAEMPGMYDEGEYDLAGFAVGIVEKDKMLDGSKTEKGNILIGLTSSGIHSNGYSLVRKIVEIKGYDYKDYFEEFCKTLGEELLTPTKIYVNTVLTLAEKIDIKSIAHITGGGIPGNLIRVIKDGLKAVIEEGSWEVLPIFKWIQKEGNVPKEEMYKTFNMGIGLIIAIDKKDEKETIKILEDLGEKPFIIGYIEEGEKSVNIV; from the coding sequence CTGACTTACAAAGATGCTGGAGTTGACATAGAAAAAGCTGATAAGTTTGTAGAAGAAATTAAAGGATACGCTAAAAAGACTTTTACAAAAAATGTAATAACACCGATTGGTGGTTTTGCTTCAGCATATCTTTTAGATATCTTAAAGTACAAAAACCCTGTTATAACCTCTTCAACTGATGGAGTGGGCACAAAACTTAAAATAGCTCAAATCCTTGATAAACACGACACAATAGGAATAGACCTTGTGGCAATGTGTGTTAACGATTTAATCACTACAACGTCAAAACCTTTATTTTTCCTTGATTACTTTGCAACAGGAAAACTAAAACCACAAACAGCTGTAGAAGTTATAAAAGGTATTGCAAAAGGATGTGAATTAGCAGGATGTTCTTTGGTAGGTGGAGAAACCGCAGAAATGCCTGGAATGTACGATGAAGGAGAGTACGACCTTGCAGGTTTTGCAGTAGGGATAGTAGAAAAAGACAAGATGTTAGATGGAAGTAAAACAGAAAAAGGAAATATTTTAATCGGTCTTACATCTTCAGGTATTCACAGTAATGGCTACTCTTTAGTTAGAAAGATTGTAGAGATAAAGGGATATGACTATAAAGATTACTTTGAAGAGTTTTGTAAAACCTTAGGAGAAGAGCTTTTAACACCAACTAAGATATACGTTAACACTGTTTTAACTCTGGCAGAAAAGATAGATATAAAATCCATTGCCCATATAACAGGTGGAGGAATTCCCGGAAACTTAATAAGAGTTATAAAAGATGGTCTTAAAGCAGTTATAGAAGAAGGTTCATGGGAAGTTTTACCTATATTTAAATGGATACAAAAAGAAGGAAATGTACCAAAAGAAGAGATGTATAAAACATTTAATATGGGAATAGGTTTGATTATAGCTATAGATAAAAAAGATGAAAAAGAAACTATCAAAATACTTGAAGATTTAGGAGAAAAACCTTTCATAATAGGATATATAGAAGAAGGAGAAAAATCAGTTAATATCGTATAG
- the ruvA gene encoding Holliday junction branch migration protein RuvA: MLEFIKGKIVKVDKNKIIVEKDGFGIKINVPDSEKFSDEDTVYTILKVKEEEIRVIGFKTQEEKELFNKLTQIHGVGEKHALAILGHFSIDEFIDILDQSDVDSLTKVQGIGKKTAQRIIVELKGKVDFSENSLIQDFVKTLTNLGFDKEQSYKVVRKLLKEDNNVENILKKAISTLSSHT, translated from the coding sequence ATGCTTGAGTTTATAAAAGGAAAGATTGTAAAAGTAGATAAAAATAAAATTATTGTTGAAAAAGATGGTTTTGGAATAAAGATTAATGTCCCAGACAGTGAAAAATTCTCAGACGAAGATACAGTATACACAATTTTAAAAGTAAAAGAAGAAGAAATCCGTGTCATAGGTTTTAAAACACAAGAAGAAAAAGAGTTGTTTAATAAACTTACCCAGATACATGGAGTGGGAGAAAAACATGCACTGGCTATACTTGGACACTTCTCAATAGATGAGTTTATAGACATATTAGACCAATCAGATGTAGACAGTTTAACAAAAGTCCAAGGTATAGGTAAAAAAACAGCCCAAAGAATAATAGTTGAGTTAAAAGGTAAAGTAGATTTTTCTGAAAACTCCTTAATACAAGATTTTGTCAAAACACTAACAAATTTAGGTTTTGATAAAGAGCAATCTTACAAAGTTGTTAGAAAACTGTTAAAAGAAGATAACAACGTAGAAAACATCTTAAAAAAAGCTATATCTACTCTCTCTTCCCATACTTGA
- a CDS encoding thiamine phosphate synthase, whose amino-acid sequence MHRFYFITDRKKFKKPFLDTVKEVLEKGVRLIQIREKDLPDDELYKLAESVLEISKGYDAKIFINSRVDIAYMLGLDGVHLTSRSVPVSVVKRKFPDLIVGKSCHSVEDVLNAEDEGADYVFISPIFEVEGKGKPIGIEGLKKVLEVAKIPVYALGGINNSNVEEILKTGVYGVAGIRLFL is encoded by the coding sequence ATGCATAGGTTTTACTTTATAACAGATAGAAAAAAGTTTAAAAAACCTTTTTTAGATACTGTAAAAGAAGTTTTAGAAAAAGGTGTAAGACTTATTCAAATAAGGGAAAAGGACTTACCTGATGATGAACTATACAAGTTAGCAGAAAGTGTTTTAGAGATATCAAAAGGTTATGATGCTAAAATTTTTATAAATTCAAGGGTTGACATAGCTTATATGTTAGGGTTAGACGGTGTTCATCTTACCTCAAGAAGCGTTCCTGTAAGTGTTGTTAAACGAAAATTTCCTGATTTAATAGTTGGTAAATCTTGCCATAGTGTAGAAGATGTTTTAAATGCTGAGGATGAGGGAGCTGACTACGTTTTCATATCTCCTATTTTTGAAGTAGAGGGGAAAGGAAAACCAATTGGTATAGAAGGATTAAAAAAGGTTTTAGAAGTTGCTAAGATTCCTGTTTATGCCCTTGGAGGTATTAACAATTCCAATGTTGAAGAAATACTTAAAACTGGTGTCTATGGAGTAGCAGGAATAAGATTATTCTTATAA
- a CDS encoding CoB--CoM heterodisulfide reductase iron-sulfur subunit B family protein: MLKYAFYTGCSAKGVAPELYDSTKLVAEKLGMELIELEAATCCGAGAVQEKDEFMSLVINARNLALAEELGLDMLTICNTCTLMLREAKFKLDKNPEVRQAVNEVLKEVGLEYKGTIEVTHFLWEVIDAVGLDKLKSMVVRPLKEFNIAPFYGCHIIRPPYLIGYEDPDNPKSIEMLIEALGGNPVDHEARLACCGFHSFWSAEDKVTLRLTAMDTQAAKKQKADFMVTPCPLCHTQLDAMQPEAEEKIGVNIGMPVLHLPQLIGLAIGLKPKELGLHKHVISTKSIIEKVA, translated from the coding sequence ATGTTAAAGTATGCTTTTTATACAGGATGTTCAGCAAAAGGAGTTGCACCAGAGCTGTATGACTCAACAAAACTTGTAGCGGAAAAATTAGGAATGGAACTTATAGAACTTGAAGCTGCAACATGCTGTGGAGCCGGAGCAGTCCAAGAAAAAGACGAGTTTATGTCCCTTGTTATAAACGCAAGAAACCTTGCACTGGCAGAAGAGCTTGGACTGGACATGCTTACAATCTGTAATACCTGTACATTAATGCTAAGAGAAGCAAAGTTTAAGTTAGACAAAAATCCAGAAGTAAGACAGGCAGTAAACGAAGTTTTAAAAGAGGTAGGTTTAGAGTATAAAGGAACTATTGAAGTGACCCATTTTCTATGGGAAGTTATAGATGCGGTAGGTTTAGATAAATTAAAATCTATGGTAGTAAGACCTTTGAAAGAGTTTAACATAGCACCGTTTTACGGTTGCCACATCATAAGACCACCTTACTTGATAGGATACGAAGACCCTGACAATCCAAAATCTATTGAGATGCTAATAGAAGCTCTAGGAGGAAACCCTGTAGACCACGAAGCAAGACTAGCTTGTTGTGGTTTCCACTCATTCTGGTCAGCTGAGGATAAAGTAACCCTAAGACTTACAGCTATGGATACACAGGCAGCAAAAAAACAAAAAGCAGACTTTATGGTAACACCTTGTCCTCTTTGCCATACACAACTTGATGCTATGCAACCAGAGGCAGAAGAAAAGATAGGTGTAAATATAGGTATGCCTGTTTTACACTTACCACAGCTTATAGGTCTTGCAATAGGCTTAAAACCAAAAGAGTTAGGTCTCCACAAACACGTAATATCTACGAAGTCAATCATAGAAAAAGTAGCATAA
- a CDS encoding phosphatidylglycerophosphatase A family protein: protein MSLKDKIALFLATSFYLGKFPIAPGTVGTLGAIPFFYLYWDKGLMAQISITLSVIFIGIWASYEVSRIYNDKDPSFVSIDEVAGYMITMLGIDPSKIQLNQALTYFILGFIIFRIVDIVKPPPIKALEKYPMGVGIVVDDVMAGIYSWMTLHSLIWIFKF, encoded by the coding sequence ATGAGCCTAAAAGACAAAATTGCTTTATTTTTAGCTACATCCTTCTACTTAGGAAAGTTTCCAATAGCTCCTGGTACTGTAGGAACGTTAGGTGCAATACCTTTTTTTTACCTATACTGGGACAAAGGTTTAATGGCTCAAATATCTATAACGTTGTCTGTTATTTTTATAGGTATATGGGCTTCTTACGAAGTTAGCAGGATTTACAATGATAAAGACCCTTCCTTTGTAAGTATAGATGAGGTAGCTGGGTATATGATTACAATGTTGGGTATAGACCCTTCTAAAATACAGTTAAATCAAGCATTAACTTACTTTATCTTGGGTTTTATAATTTTTAGGATAGTAGATATAGTAAAACCTCCTCCAATAAAAGCTCTTGAAAAGTATCCTATGGGTGTGGGAATAGTTGTAGATGATGTTATGGCAGGGATTTACAGCTGGATGACTTTACACTCTTTAATCTGGATTTTTAAATTTTAA
- a CDS encoding DUF86 domain-containing protein gives MLNIEFLNEKATKVNSALKKVSKILEMGEDAFLKTPMYPDRVKYYLIILYDELEAIACHILSNIHNEKIKENCLERLSQEGVFSEKLNRLLQDFTKFKVNLFESGFNYSERELYYLSKEIVDTLNSLFLKELSQVVKQLKEKQPKLAIPVNLVKLNHHASVIKGEIKRLEPFKKMSKEEFLKSSFAIDRSRYFLVVAIDSALWICRHVSRQIGLKPSKDCFKGLGGNNVISQDIAQKLSTISSLRDTLADPTKEVDREFLYNLVNSEFEDITNRFILEIAKFIKYGKRE, from the coding sequence ATGCTTAATATAGAGTTTTTAAACGAAAAAGCCACAAAGGTAAACAGTGCCTTAAAAAAAGTATCTAAAATACTTGAGATGGGAGAAGATGCGTTTTTAAAAACTCCCATGTATCCTGATAGAGTAAAGTACTATCTTATAATACTTTACGATGAGCTTGAAGCTATAGCCTGTCATATTTTATCTAACATACATAACGAAAAGATAAAAGAAAACTGTTTAGAAAGACTATCCCAAGAAGGTGTATTTTCAGAGAAGTTAAATAGATTACTTCAAGACTTTACAAAGTTTAAGGTAAATCTATTTGAAAGTGGTTTTAACTACTCAGAAAGGGAGCTCTACTATCTGTCAAAAGAGATTGTAGATACTTTAAATTCTTTATTTTTAAAGGAATTATCACAAGTAGTCAAACAGTTGAAGGAAAAACAGCCAAAGCTTGCAATTCCTGTTAACTTAGTTAAACTAAACCATCATGCATCTGTAATAAAAGGTGAGATAAAGAGACTTGAACCTTTTAAGAAAATGTCAAAAGAAGAGTTTTTAAAAAGTAGTTTTGCAATTGATAGAAGCCGTTATTTTTTGGTAGTTGCAATAGATAGTGCATTGTGGATATGTAGACACGTATCAAGGCAGATAGGTTTAAAGCCAAGTAAAGACTGTTTTAAAGGTTTAGGAGGAAATAACGTTATATCTCAAGATATTGCCCAGAAGTTGTCAACTATTTCTTCTTTAAGGGACACTTTGGCAGACCCTACAAAAGAAGTAGATAGAGAGTTTTTATACAATCTTGTAAATTCAGAGTTTGAAGATATTACTAACAGATTTATTTTAGAGATAGCAAAATTTATCAAGTATGGGAAGAGAGAGTAG
- the mazG gene encoding nucleoside triphosphate pyrophosphohydrolase, which produces MECRKEGENFQKLVDIVERLRRECPWDRQQTNQSIKNNLIEEAYELLEAIEENDNEKMIEELGDVLLQVVFHSQIKKDENSFDINTVIENLIEKLIRRHPHVFGDTQVKTEEEVLDQWHKIKQKEKKSILDGIPKRMPALTRAVKVQNRAAKVGFEWENIDQVWKKVEEELQELKEAKTQEEKVHEIGDLLIAITNLARFMKIDPEEALHLSVDRMIKRFNYIEEKAKQMGKSLDDMSLQEMDDLWNEAKKMGY; this is translated from the coding sequence ATGGAGTGTAGAAAAGAAGGAGAAAATTTTCAAAAATTAGTTGATATAGTGGAAAGATTAAGAAGAGAATGTCCATGGGATAGACAGCAGACAAATCAATCAATAAAGAATAACCTGATAGAAGAAGCTTACGAACTGTTAGAAGCAATAGAAGAAAACGATAACGAAAAAATGATTGAAGAACTTGGAGATGTTTTACTTCAGGTTGTATTTCACAGCCAGATAAAAAAAGATGAAAACTCCTTCGATATTAACACAGTAATAGAAAATCTCATAGAAAAACTCATAAGAAGACATCCACACGTTTTTGGAGATACTCAAGTGAAAACTGAAGAAGAAGTGTTAGACCAGTGGCATAAAATAAAACAGAAAGAGAAAAAGTCTATATTAGATGGAATCCCAAAAAGAATGCCTGCTTTAACCAGAGCTGTTAAAGTTCAAAACAGAGCTGCAAAGGTAGGTTTTGAGTGGGAAAACATAGACCAAGTTTGGAAAAAAGTAGAAGAGGAACTCCAAGAGTTAAAAGAAGCAAAAACTCAAGAAGAAAAAGTACATGAAATCGGAGACCTTTTAATTGCTATTACAAACTTAGCAAGGTTTATGAAAATAGACCCTGAAGAAGCTCTCCATCTATCAGTAGACAGAATGATAAAAAGGTTTAACTACATAGAAGAAAAGGCAAAACAGATGGGAAAATCTTTAGATGATATGAGTTTACAAGAGATGGATGACCTGTGGAATGAAGCTAAAAAAATGGGGTATTAA
- the rlmN gene encoding 23S rRNA (adenine(2503)-C(2))-methyltransferase RlmN, which translates to MINLKNLNFKELENFVVENGWPKFRAKQIAKWLYNKKVESFDQMTDLSKEIRQTLKEKCEINSLKLLTYQQSKIDGSIKFLWQLKDGNTIETVLINEKNHKTLCVSTQVGCAVGCKFCYTTKDGLIRNLETAEIVDQYINVQRFLGDEEENRISNIVYMGMGEPLANYDNVKKSVQIFTHPDMCKLSHRKITISSSGILHQIKRMFEDKDFPQVKLAVSLNASHQSQRSYLMPISQTNTLEDLMDLLRKLPLKPGWRITLEYVLIKNVNDTVEDAKRLVNLIKKDKHRFKVNLIPFNPYPGSDFERPEESRVLAFEKVLWDNNIATFIRWSKGRDIDAACGQLRKKEMLFLNA; encoded by the coding sequence ATGATTAACTTAAAAAATCTTAACTTTAAAGAGCTGGAAAATTTTGTAGTAGAAAACGGATGGCCAAAATTTAGAGCAAAACAGATTGCAAAGTGGCTTTACAATAAAAAAGTTGAATCTTTTGACCAGATGACAGACCTATCAAAAGAGATAAGGCAGACTTTGAAAGAAAAATGTGAAATAAACTCATTAAAGCTACTTACTTACCAACAGTCCAAAATTGATGGTAGTATCAAGTTTTTATGGCAGCTGAAAGATGGAAACACTATAGAAACAGTTTTAATAAACGAAAAAAACCATAAAACTCTATGCGTATCTACTCAAGTAGGTTGTGCGGTAGGGTGTAAGTTTTGCTACACAACAAAAGATGGTCTTATAAGAAATCTTGAAACAGCGGAGATAGTAGACCAATATATAAACGTTCAAAGATTTTTGGGAGATGAAGAAGAAAACAGAATATCTAACATTGTCTACATGGGAATGGGAGAGCCACTTGCAAATTATGACAACGTTAAAAAATCTGTTCAAATATTTACCCATCCTGATATGTGTAAACTTTCCCATAGAAAGATAACCATATCATCAAGTGGAATACTACACCAAATCAAGAGAATGTTTGAAGATAAAGACTTTCCACAGGTAAAACTTGCTGTATCGCTAAACGCATCTCATCAAAGTCAAAGGTCTTACCTTATGCCTATATCCCAAACAAACACATTAGAAGACCTTATGGATTTACTTAGAAAACTACCCTTAAAACCTGGTTGGAGAATAACCCTTGAATATGTTCTTATAAAGAATGTAAATGATACAGTTGAAGATGCTAAAAGGTTAGTAAACCTTATTAAAAAAGACAAACACAGATTTAAAGTAAACCTTATTCCATTTAACCCTTATCCAGGTTCTGATTTTGAAAGACCAGAAGAAAGTAGAGTTTTAGCCTTTGAAAAAGTACTATGGGATAACAATATAGCAACCTTCATAAGATGGAGTAAAGGAAGAGATATAGACGCAGCCTGTGGTCAACTTAGAAAAAAGGAGATGCTATTTTTAAATGCTTGA
- the purN gene encoding phosphoribosylglycinamide formyltransferase, translating to MKNLVVLISGRGSNLKAIINAIESRKINAKISLVLSNKKEAKGLEIAKNHGIKTKFIDPSFFSSREGYDIYIAELIKKEKPDLIVLAGYMRILSDEFIDAFEGKIVNIHPSLIPAFQGKNAQKQALEFGSLITGCSVHFVTKDLDSGPVIIQAAVPVLPEDTEETLSERILSYEHRIYPQAIKWILEGRVKVEGRKVIVKDAKYGTIPVNPSLEDF from the coding sequence TTGAAAAACTTAGTAGTACTTATATCTGGAAGAGGTTCTAACCTAAAAGCCATAATAAATGCTATCGAAAGTAGAAAGATAAATGCAAAAATATCTTTAGTCTTATCTAACAAAAAAGAGGCTAAAGGTTTAGAGATAGCAAAAAATCATGGAATAAAAACCAAGTTTATAGACCCCTCCTTTTTCTCTTCAAGGGAAGGATACGACATATACATTGCAGAACTTATTAAAAAAGAAAAGCCAGACCTAATAGTTTTAGCAGGTTATATGAGGATATTAAGTGATGAGTTTATTGATGCTTTTGAAGGAAAAATTGTAAACATACATCCTTCTTTAATTCCTGCTTTTCAAGGTAAAAATGCACAAAAACAAGCCTTAGAGTTTGGCTCTCTTATTACAGGTTGTTCTGTTCATTTTGTTACTAAAGATTTAGACAGTGGTCCTGTTATCATTCAAGCAGCTGTCCCAGTTTTACCAGAAGATACAGAAGAGACTTTATCAGAAAGGATTCTTTCTTATGAACATAGGATATATCCACAGGCAATAAAATGGATATTGGAAGGTAGAGTTAAAGTTGAAGGGAGAAAAGTGATAGTTAAAGATGCAAAGTATGGAACTATACCTGTAAATCCATCTCTTGAAGATTTTTAG